The following DNA comes from Aerosakkonema funiforme FACHB-1375.
CCCATGCGTCCGACTATCAACGCCAGTTGCAGTCTAGTTCTACTTTTTCGCAATTCCTCTTCTGCTCGCGATCGCTCTACGGCTAACCAGGTTTTTTCGGCGATTCGCTCCATCCGCACCACCTCTTCCTCTGTCCAGTTGCGGGGGGAGATATGGTGCAATACAAATAGCGCTACAAACCTTCCTTCTTTTACTAAGGGAACGCACAGAAGAGATTTCGTCTGAATTGCATCGAAAGCAGCCGCTCCCGATCCGGCTGTGCGAGGATCGATATCGACATCATCGACAACAATTGTTTTGCCCTGTTTTAGTTGGTTAATAATTTCGATACCGAAGGAATTCAGCTGATGAGTACCAACTACGCTGATGACACCATTGCAATAGTCGCGATCGACAATCACGTATTCCTGCGTTGGGTCAATTTCACCGTAGGTACAGCGAGTAACATTGAAGTGTTCTCCAGTGGAGCAGACTACCCGCCACATAATTTCTTTGGAGTCTTGAATAGAACGAATCGCATCATTTAATTCGAGCAAAAATTGCTGCTGTCTCTCTTTTTGCTGAAGCTTTTCTAGTAGATCTTCCGCCTGCTGACGCGCTCTTACCTGTGCGGATACTTCTATGCCGTGAATGAGGACGCTATCAATGCGACCTTCGATATTTCTAAGGGGCAGAAAAACGAGGTTGAAAAATCCTTCAACTAAATTACCATCTCCTGCATCCCAGCGGCATAAATACTCATTTCCTCGAATAATTTCTCCATTTTGATAAACGCGATCGTGAATATCAAAATATTCCTGACTTGCCATTTCCGGAAACGCTTCTCGTGCTGTTTTGCCAATGATGTCTTCGGAACGTCCGGAAACTTTTAGAAAGGTGGGGTTAGCGAGTTCAAATCGATGTTCTGGCCCCGATAAAACCGCAAACATGGCAGGAACTTCTATGAGGATATCTTTCAATCGCTTGCGTTCGGTTTCTGCTTGCCGTCGAGCCGCTTTTTCTCTTTCTAAAAGCCGATCGCGTTCTAGCTCAAGTTGTTTGCGATCGCTAATATCTCGAAAGTAAACCGATAACCCATCCACTGAAGGATAAGCATGGGCTTCATACCAACGATCCAAATCATCAGGTTGCTTAGCTTCTACAACGACTGAAATCTGCTCTGCAATGGCTCGATGATACTGTTCGTAAAATAGGGAATCCACTGTTTCTGGAAACACTTCCCAAATACATTGTCCGATTAAAGATTCAGACGAACGGCGTGAAATTTCCTCAAACCTTTTGTTGATATAAGTAAACCGCCACTCGCGATCGAGCGCAAAAAAAGCATCGGTAATGCTTTCTAGAATATTAGTCACTTTGTTATTAGCTTCCTGTATCGCCGCTTCTGCTTGTTTGAGTTTGGTAACATCCTGAAACATTCCAATGCCAGTGGCAGGATGCCCGTACATTGCAGGTAAGAGTTCTCCCCAGCAAAGAGTTGAGCGAATACCGCCAGGGGTATACCAGTTCATTTCATAGTTTTGCAGCTGTTCTCCCCGCGCTATCAGCACCGCAGGCATCCTCTCTGTAGGAATGCGATCGCCATTAGTATCGGTGCAGTAATAGGCATCGGCATACTCATCGAGGGATTTGTTTTTCGGTAATTCTCCGCCTGCCAATTCATTAGCAATACGATTCGCAAAGATGACTTTTGCGGTTCCCGGCTCGATAAATATCGTTGGCGTTGGCATCAAATCCAAGACGGTTTGCAGCCATTTCTGCTGGTTTGACAATGCCTCGGCTTGCTGTTGCAGAATAAATTCAGCTTGCTTGCGATCGGTGATATCTTGGAAGATGGCAACAGCTGCTACAATTTGATTGTGGCGATCGCGAATCGGTGCGGAATTTACATTAATAAAGATGTGTTTGCCATCATTTTGATGTAAGATAATTTCTTCGTTAGATACGACTTCGCCTTTGAAAAGCGATCGCGGTAGCGGATACTCTTGGGGCTCATAGATACTGCCATCAAGGCGAAAAGCTTCAAATGGAGTAACGGGTACATATTCCTCAAGCTCAAGCGACTCTTCGTAGTCGTACCTCACAATTTGTCTGGCTTGTTCGTTGGCGAGAACTAATTTGCCAGTTGCAGCATCGGCAATTAACACGCCTGCTGGCATTTGCCGCAAAACTGCTTCAAACCGAGTCCGCTCGATTTCCAATTCTTGTACCAATCTTTCCCGTTCTGCCTCAGCTTGCTTGCGCTCTGTGACATCGCGGAAATAAACTGCTATACCCTCCTCTGATGGATAAGCGTTTACTTCTAACCAACATTGAACGGGTTCCCCAAATTCTTCCCAGGAAACTGGTACTTGTTGTGTCATTGCGCGATGCAATCCCCGGTATGCTATCCCGCCTACCAATTCGGGAAAAACTTCGTTCCAAACGTGCTTTCCTATCAGTTCTCCGGGAGTTTTCTGGAGAATTTGCCCTGCTGCTTTATTCACGTAGGTGTAGCGCCAATTGCGATCGAAAGCAACAAAAGCATCTGTAATGGTTTCCAGAATTCTTGTTACCTGACGCTCAGTTTCTCTTGCGGCGATGAGTTGGGTGCGCTGTTGCTGGGCTTGTCTGATTTCGCTAAGTTCATCTTCAAGACTGCGAGCGAAGTATTCTATTACTTCAGAACGAGAAATCCCTCGTTTCTGAGCCTCCCGATCGAGCAGTCGCCACGCTGTACCAGTCAGAGATACATTAACTCTTTGTTTTGTCTCTGAGTCCCAATTGCTAACAAACTTACCTGTAGCGTCGCGCTTCATGGAAATTTATCCGTATACATACACGGCCTTTTTTATTTAATCCCAGTTTTTCTCGATCCGGATCTCTCTTAAGGAGGACGCTCAATCCCAGCACTTATCCATTATTGATAGGCATAATAAAATCTTATTTAACTGTAGGGTGGGTTAGGCATGAGCGAGAAATTGATTATTGCAACCAATAATTAAAGTAAGCGTTCAGCTATCAGCAGTCAGCCGTCAGCTAATTCGACTTTTATCGCGCTAATCGCTCTTTATATTGCCCCTTTGAAGAAACAGTCAATTCCCGACCGAAGCTGATAGCTGATACCTGACGGCTGAACGCTTACTAATTAAATTGCCGTGCCTAGCGCACCATGTACCAAATTGCTAAACACAAAATAACAGATTATATCGTGTCCGGTAGCATCGGTATTGTCAGAATAATGTTGAGAATTGTTTGTCGCAAATCTGTGGTTAAATTTTAACCGCAGATGAAAACAGATGAACGCAGATGCGATCGCAAATTTTTTCGGCTCCCGATGCAACCAAACACGATATTACGCCATCAAGCCGTAAGAACTGGGTGCCCCCAAAAAAGAAGCTGTTTCAAGCCTCCCATTTCAATTGTAATCATCAAAAAAATTGACAAATTTTAAGCTCCCCTCGCTCATTGCCCAGCCAATCCAAAATCGAAAATCCAAAATCCAAAATCGGATGACAAGTAATGGTAAAGTAAGGTCATCGGCGATTTTCGATGACTTTGGATGAACAGTTTTGATGTGGTAGTTGTTGGGGGTGGCCCTGCTGGCGGTCACTGCGCTCGTTTGTTGGCGAAAGCTGGGTGGCGAGTTTTGCTAGTAGAACGGCACGAAAGTTTCGCGAAAAATATTTTTTCTAGTGCTGGTACTCCTCTAGAAACGTTACCAAAATTTGGCCTGCCGGAAACAGTAATTGGCAGCTTTTGGCAAAATCTAGCGATCGTTACTACTAATAAACATGGCCTTTGGTCAAGCGATCGCCCTTTGGGTGCGGTGTTGGATTTTGCGAAGTTGCGAGACTTTTTAGCTGAAGACGCGATCGCTTTTGGCGCTCAAGTATGGATGGGCTGTCGCTATGTTAAACATAGTAGCACTGACGGCGCAGTTTTGGTGGAATTGCAATTTAAATCTCAAACTGAAAAAATAACAGTTAGTACCAAAGTTTTAGTTGATGCCACTGGCCCAGCTAGAGCGGTAATCCAGCCCAAGTCTGCCGATCGCCCAGATATAATTAGCGGTACGGGAATTGAATATTTAATTGAAGTGAGCGATCGCGACTATGCGGCTAATGCGGAAACTCTGACTTTCTTTTTGGGTTATAAGTGGATGCCGAAGGGATATTCTTGGATTTTTCCTATGTCGAAAAATCAGTTAAAAGTTGGGGCTGGTATTCTCAATCTGGCATCGGACAATATCGAGAAACCACAGCCGCTCAAATATTATATCGAATTGATAATTAAAGAATATCTTCAAACTCAAGATTATCGTCTTGTTGATGTTCACGGTTCGACACTTAAATACAGTCGCGGATTGCAAGATATTTATTACGAAGACAATATTATTGCGATTGGCGATGCCGTATCGACTGTGAATTTTTTGGGTGGGGAAGGCATCCGGCACGCCCTACATGGAACGGAAATTGCTGGCGATTATATTGACCGATATTTACATAAAAAAATCACTGATTTTCGAGGTTATCGTCAAGCTATGTATCAAACATTTTATCATACCTGGAAAGTGTCCGAAACTCTCGGCATCAAAAAATATTTGCAAGACAGTGACGGTTCGATCGATCGCACGATCGACTATTTAAATTTATTAACCGCCGAGGATTTAGTTGCGATCCTGTTTTACTATCAATTTGGTAAATTATCAAAAGTATTTTGGGCCCGATTGTGGTTGAAATGGCAATCATTTTGGGTTAGGGGCTAGGGGCTAGGGGTTAGGGATTAGGGAAGAGGGGTTAGGGGTTAGGGGCTAGGGGCTAGGGCAAGAGGGAAAAGAGAAAAGGGAAAATATTAATTCTTACGCTCCCCCGCTCCCCCACTTCCCCACT
Coding sequences within:
- a CDS encoding PAS domain-containing protein; translated protein: MKRDATGKFVSNWDSETKQRVNVSLTGTAWRLLDREAQKRGISRSEVIEYFARSLEDELSEIRQAQQQRTQLIAARETERQVTRILETITDAFVAFDRNWRYTYVNKAAGQILQKTPGELIGKHVWNEVFPELVGGIAYRGLHRAMTQQVPVSWEEFGEPVQCWLEVNAYPSEEGIAVYFRDVTERKQAEAERERLVQELEIERTRFEAVLRQMPAGVLIADAATGKLVLANEQARQIVRYDYEESLELEEYVPVTPFEAFRLDGSIYEPQEYPLPRSLFKGEVVSNEEIILHQNDGKHIFINVNSAPIRDRHNQIVAAVAIFQDITDRKQAEFILQQQAEALSNQQKWLQTVLDLMPTPTIFIEPGTAKVIFANRIANELAGGELPKNKSLDEYADAYYCTDTNGDRIPTERMPAVLIARGEQLQNYEMNWYTPGGIRSTLCWGELLPAMYGHPATGIGMFQDVTKLKQAEAAIQEANNKVTNILESITDAFFALDREWRFTYINKRFEEISRRSSESLIGQCIWEVFPETVDSLFYEQYHRAIAEQISVVVEAKQPDDLDRWYEAHAYPSVDGLSVYFRDISDRKQLELERDRLLEREKAARRQAETERKRLKDILIEVPAMFAVLSGPEHRFELANPTFLKVSGRSEDIIGKTAREAFPEMASQEYFDIHDRVYQNGEIIRGNEYLCRWDAGDGNLVEGFFNLVFLPLRNIEGRIDSVLIHGIEVSAQVRARQQAEDLLEKLQQKERQQQFLLELNDAIRSIQDSKEIMWRVVCSTGEHFNVTRCTYGEIDPTQEYVIVDRDYCNGVISVVGTHQLNSFGIEIINQLKQGKTIVVDDVDIDPRTAGSGAAAFDAIQTKSLLCVPLVKEGRFVALFVLHHISPRNWTEEEVVRMERIAEKTWLAVERSRAEEELRKSRTRLQLALIVGRMGTWDWDIQTNTVNWSDGQFTIMGLQPNECEPSYEIWVKSVHPDDIAETETALQKAMLERTDFHHEYRTLWTDGSIHWTEARGQFTYNIHGKPTRMIGILIDITERKQVEQEREQLLERERIARTQAEAAQNQLKTIFETSPVGMAWLDSEQRFIAINEALAEINGLTREQHLGNSVAELFGQSDPQIVELFDEIYQTGNPFISPSLAINAPRRNDRQPGFYNVYYLPTKNSYHQVKDVLAYVLDVTERVRLERSQRFLSEASAVLASSLDYQTTLERVAELAVPELADWCTVHIVEENGGIEQIAVAHTNPTKLEWAEQIRHKYPIDRDAPRGAALTLRTGQSDLIADIPDEMLVQAARDPEHLEILRQVGFKSVMAVPLRTQARILGVISFISAESGRRYDATDLQLAEELAHRASLAIDNAQLYQIAQSDRAKAEAANRVKDEFLAVLSHELRSPLNPIMGWTRILRTKRIDPAKAEQALETIERNAKLQAQLIEDLLDVSRILQGKMTLNVAPVNLATTIEAAQETVRLAAEAKNIHIKIALNPISGTVSGDPNRLQQVVWNLLSNAVKFTPVGGRIDVRLEQVGAYAQIQVKDTGKGITPEFLPHVFDYFRQEDGTTTRKFGGLGLGLALVRNFTELHGGTVRAESPGPDLGATFTVQLPLNSVEQEVLDDRQEPESATDLAGMTILVVDDDADMRELAVFILTQYGAKVVTAASAIQALALLNFYPVPDLLLCDIGMPEMDGYSLIRHIRKWSPELGGNIPAIALTAYAGEINQQQALAAGFQIHISKPVDPEDLISAILQVSDRKL
- a CDS encoding NAD(P)/FAD-dependent oxidoreductase; this encodes MNSFDVVVVGGGPAGGHCARLLAKAGWRVLLVERHESFAKNIFSSAGTPLETLPKFGLPETVIGSFWQNLAIVTTNKHGLWSSDRPLGAVLDFAKLRDFLAEDAIAFGAQVWMGCRYVKHSSTDGAVLVELQFKSQTEKITVSTKVLVDATGPARAVIQPKSADRPDIISGTGIEYLIEVSDRDYAANAETLTFFLGYKWMPKGYSWIFPMSKNQLKVGAGILNLASDNIEKPQPLKYYIELIIKEYLQTQDYRLVDVHGSTLKYSRGLQDIYYEDNIIAIGDAVSTVNFLGGEGIRHALHGTEIAGDYIDRYLHKKITDFRGYRQAMYQTFYHTWKVSETLGIKKYLQDSDGSIDRTIDYLNLLTAEDLVAILFYYQFGKLSKVFWARLWLKWQSFWVRG